TGGTCGGTGATTAGGGCTAGGACGTCGGTGATTAGGGCGTTGGTTAGGGGGCTAACCGATAGCAGTTGGCGCCCCAGGTGGACGACCGCCCCGTTTTGGGAGATAAAGGTTAGCTGGTCGACCTGGTTAGCAAACTCCCGGGTTAAGCGGTGGTAAGAAGAACCGGAGGCAATCACCAAGGGGATCTTGGCGGTGACCATCCGGGTGTAGGTTTTAGAGAAGAGTTGGTGGTCGTAACCGTGGGCGTCGTTTAAAAAGGTGCCGTCCATGTCAGTGACGATCATTTTAATTTTAGTGGCCATGCGGGTGCCCCCATTCGTTGCCTAGAGGAACTTCAGCGTCATTTAAATCCTTTAGGTAGGTGGCTAAGCAGGTGGCCGCCGCGCTACCCTGGGTGCCGGAACGGGTGGTGATGACCACCCGGAAGACCAGCCGTCCCATTTGATCGGTGGTTGGCCCGGTGACGTCGGGTTCTTTAATTAAGCCGTCGACCTCCTTTAGCAGGCTTGGGCCGGCCTTTTTAACGATCGCCTCCACCTGGTCGAGCGGGGTCGTCGGCGTGATTTGGATGTCGACGTTGGCGGTCAGATTGTGGCGGGAGAAGTTTTGTACCATGGTGATGTTGCGGTTTTGAATGTAGGTCAGAGTCCCGTCTGCGGAGAGAACCTGGGTGGTCCGTAACCCAATGGCGGCCACGGTTCCCTTGGTGGTGCCAATTTGAACCACGTCGCCAACGTCAATCTGTTGTTCCAAGAGGATGAAAAAACCGTTAACCACGTCGGAAACAAACCCCTGGGCCCCAAGCCCCAGGGCAATGGAGAAGATTCCGGCCCCGGCCAACAGAGTGCCCACGGGAACCCCGATTAAAGATAAGAGGGCGTAGAGTAAGAAAAAGTAACAGGTGTAGCGAAAGATGTTGAGGGTTAAGGCGTGAAAGGTAGCCGCCCGGTGCGTTCCGCCCAGCACCTGGATGCGCCTGGTCTGGTGAAAGGCGGCGTCAATGATTAGTTTTCCAACCCAGAGGATGGCGCCAAAGATGACAAAGGCGAGGAGAATGGACAAGATCCGATCACCCAGATTTTTGACGATCGCATCCCAATTAAGGGTGGAGAAGTAATGGCTGATTTGGCTGGCCTGGTTGGTCAGCGAGGTGGAGGCAAGTAGTTCCATAAAATTGTTCCTTTATCCATAAAAACGTTATTGTTTTCTATCATAACAACCCAGTGGCACGCCGGCAAATCAATTTGCGGTCGATACCTAATAATGCTATCCTTAAGATTAAATAAAGGAGGTTTCACTATGACTGTTGGACAACTTGCGGGCTTAATTGCGGCCCTAGCGCTCGTCGTGTTGGTAATTTTTATCGCCTGGTTCCTCGTAAAGGTGGCCGGGGCAATTCGGGATGCCATCACTAGTGTCGAGCAACTCACCAAGGATGTTGATACCCTCAGCGGGGAATTAAACGGAATCCTGAAGAACAGCAACTCCCTTTTGGAGGACATCAACAAAAAGGCGGTTCAAGTCGATCCAGCCGTTCAGGCGATTGCTGACCTGGGACAGAGCGTTTCAGACGTCAACCAAGCCTCCCGTTCACTGGTGGAAAACTTAGCGAGCCGGCGTGAAAAGCGCCGCAACAGCTTCATGAAGTCCGCGGCCCAAGCAGCGGCGATGGGGGTTGTTAGCCGGGTCTTTAAGCGCAAGAAGAATCAGTAGGAGGACGTCGAATGGCAAGAAAGTTTTTAACGGGGCTGGCACTGGGAAGTGTGGCCGCCGTGGCTGCCTATAAGGCACTGAGCGAAGAAAAGCGCCAAGCACTGCGCGAACAGTTCCAAGGACGGTTTAAGGACCTGATGGATTACCTGACGGAGTACTCCTTGTTAGCGCTGGACGTCGTTGACGGGGCGGTTGGCGATTACCAAGAAGCTGCTAGCGACAAGCTTGATAACCTAAAGGACACCTTGAAGGATCAGGCAAGCAAGGTTGGTAACCACTTCACCAACGACAACTTCGACGCCCAAACTGAGGAGTTGCGCCAAACCTTGGCCCAAGCGCACCAAGCACAAGCGGCGCCAGAAGAAGACATCGTAATCGACCAAACTAAAGAGCAAGCAAAAGAACCGGAAAAGACAGCCGGTGAGCCATTGCATGAACCATAACCAAAAGAATAGTAATAAAAGCCCGTACCGGGCCAATCGAAGGCGATTGGGCTGGTACGGGCTTTTTTGTGTTTGCTTGGCTTAGCCGACGACTTGTAGTTCCTTGCTGGTGTGGGTGAAGGGGAGGCAGCCGTCTTCGGTAATGTGGACGCAGTCTTCGATCCGAACGCCGGCCACGCCCGGGATGTAAATCCCCGGTTCAATTGAGAAGCACATGCCGGGTTCTAGTTGCATGTCGTTTCCTTCCATGATGGACGGAAATTCATGTTCGCTCATCCCCATTCCGTGGCCGAGGCGGTGGATGAAGTACTCACCGTAGCCGGCCTGTTCGATCACGTCTCTGGCGACCTTATCCAATTCAGCGGCCGTCATCCCCGGTTTGGCAGCGGCCTGGGCGGTTAACTGGGCCTCTAAGCAGACTTGGTAAATGTCTTTTTGTTGATCGTTGAGCGCCCCGACGGCCACGGTCCGGGAGGCGTCGGAGATGTAGCCATCGTAAATCGTCCCGAGGTCAAACAAGACCAGTTGGTTATTTTCGATTTGGCGACTACTGGTGGCGCCGTGCGGTTCGGCTGCGTGGGGGCCCGCTTGGATCAGGGTGTCAAACGACATCTGCATGATGCCGTGCTTTTTTAAGGCGTACTCCAATTCGGCGGCCACGGCCTGTTCGGTTTGGCCAACCTTAACTGCGTCGAACCCGACCTGGAAGGCAAAGTCGGCCCACTTGCCGGCTTCGTTGAGCTTTTCGATTTCATCGGCCGATTTGATCAAGCGCATCCGTTCGATGGCGGGGGTCAGGTCGAAATCAAAGTGGGCGGCCGGGAATTGTTCTTCCAGGGCCCGTAACCGCGTCACCGTCAAAAAGCCTAGTTCGGCACCCCACTTGGTAGGGTTAGCGATCCGTTTTTGAACCTGGTCAGCGATCATTTTAAACGGTGCTTCGTGGTCTAGGTACCCGTAGACTGGGTAGGGCCAACCAGTGCCCTTAATGGCTTCGACTTCGAGGGCCGGCCCAAACAAGAAGGGGTCCTGGTCAGCAAAGACCAGCAGGGCGAGGACCCGTTCAACCGGATCCGAACCAAAACCGGTTAGGTACTTAATCGTCATTGGGTCGCTCAAATAGGCGACGTCTAGTTGTTGGTCGGCTAGCAGTTGTTGAAGGTGGTGCAACTTTTCGTAATTCATCAAATCAATCCTTTCCGTCTTGTAACAGCGATTAAGTCGATTATAACGCAAAATTACCATAAGATTGATCCATAAAGTTGCCCTTTAAAGGGAACTTTGCTATATTATGGATTGGATTGAAAACTCTATGAAAACATACTCTATGAAAACATAATAGATCAAGAAGGAGAGCATCATGCAAAAACAATCAGTAACCATTTACACGGTTGCGCGTGAAGCCCGGGTCTCGATGGCCACGGTTTCGCGGGTTGTCAACGGGAATCCTAACGTTAAGCCGGAAACCCGTAAGAAAGTCTTAGACGTCATCAAGGAATTGAATTACCGCCCGAACGCGGTGGCCCGGGGCCTGGCCTCCAAGAAGACCACCACGGTGGGGGTTGTGATTCCGGACGTGACCAACGACTACTTCTCCAAGTTAGCCCTCGGGATTGACGACATTGCTTCCATGTACAAGTACAACATGATTTTGACCAACTCGGATGCCGATGACCACAAGGCCTTACAAGTGGTACGCAGCATGATGGCCAAGCAAGTTGACGGGATCATCTTCATGGGCCACGACATCTCCGAAGAACTGCGGCAAGAATTCTCTTCCTCCACGATTCCGGTGGTCGTCGCCGGCTCTGCCATCAACGATGAAGATTTGCCAACGGTGCGGATCAACTACCAAGCAGCAACGAAAGAAGCTGTTCAATACCTGCTTAACCACGGTAACGACAAGGTTGCCTTGGTGATCGGCTCTAAGGCCAGTACGATCAATGCCCAGATGCGGATTCCGGGGTATGAAGCGGCCCTTAAAGAGGCCGGCCAGTCCTTAGATGAAGCCTTAATTTTTGAAGCTCACGATTCCTACCGGGAAGGTTACGACCTAACCGAAAAGGTGCTGGAAAGTGGCGCCAAGGCCGCCTTTGTCTCCGACGATGG
The nucleotide sequence above comes from Limosilactobacillus fermentum. Encoded proteins:
- a CDS encoding mechanosensitive ion channel family protein; translation: MELLASTSLTNQASQISHYFSTLNWDAIVKNLGDRILSILLAFVIFGAILWVGKLIIDAAFHQTRRIQVLGGTHRAATFHALTLNIFRYTCYFFLLYALLSLIGVPVGTLLAGAGIFSIALGLGAQGFVSDVVNGFFILLEQQIDVGDVVQIGTTKGTVAAIGLRTTQVLSADGTLTYIQNRNITMVQNFSRHNLTANVDIQITPTTPLDQVEAIVKKAGPSLLKEVDGLIKEPDVTGPTTDQMGRLVFRVVITTRSGTQGSAAATCLATYLKDLNDAEVPLGNEWGHPHGH
- a CDS encoding DUF948 domain-containing protein; this encodes MTVGQLAGLIAALALVVLVIFIAWFLVKVAGAIRDAITSVEQLTKDVDTLSGELNGILKNSNSLLEDINKKAVQVDPAVQAIADLGQSVSDVNQASRSLVENLASRREKRRNSFMKSAAQAAAMGVVSRVFKRKKNQ
- a CDS encoding YtxH domain-containing protein encodes the protein MARKFLTGLALGSVAAVAAYKALSEEKRQALREQFQGRFKDLMDYLTEYSLLALDVVDGAVGDYQEAASDKLDNLKDTLKDQASKVGNHFTNDNFDAQTEELRQTLAQAHQAQAAPEEDIVIDQTKEQAKEPEKTAGEPLHEP
- a CDS encoding M24 family metallopeptidase, with translation MNYEKLHHLQQLLADQQLDVAYLSDPMTIKYLTGFGSDPVERVLALLVFADQDPFLFGPALEVEAIKGTGWPYPVYGYLDHEAPFKMIADQVQKRIANPTKWGAELGFLTVTRLRALEEQFPAAHFDFDLTPAIERMRLIKSADEIEKLNEAGKWADFAFQVGFDAVKVGQTEQAVAAELEYALKKHGIMQMSFDTLIQAGPHAAEPHGATSSRQIENNQLVLFDLGTIYDGYISDASRTVAVGALNDQQKDIYQVCLEAQLTAQAAAKPGMTAAELDKVARDVIEQAGYGEYFIHRLGHGMGMSEHEFPSIMEGNDMQLEPGMCFSIEPGIYIPGVAGVRIEDCVHITEDGCLPFTHTSKELQVVG
- the ccpA gene encoding catabolite control protein A, which produces MQKQSVTIYTVAREARVSMATVSRVVNGNPNVKPETRKKVLDVIKELNYRPNAVARGLASKKTTTVGVVIPDVTNDYFSKLALGIDDIASMYKYNMILTNSDADDHKALQVVRSMMAKQVDGIIFMGHDISEELRQEFSSSTIPVVVAGSAINDEDLPTVRINYQAATKEAVQYLLNHGNDKVALVIGSKASTINAQMRIPGYEAALKEAGQSLDEALIFEAHDSYREGYDLTEKVLESGAKAAFVSDDGIAAGLLNGLTDHGSKVPADFELIAANDTKLTEITRPKMTSVTQPLYDIGAVSMRLLTKLMGNNQATDGEDGDDEQNVILPHGFEERQTTR